TTCCTACTTTattgtctcctctctctttggTAAAGAAACTTCTGAGTTGAGATAGAATAGGCCACGGCGGCCGACTCGAGTGTCGGACTTGTGACCAGCCTTTCTTCTTGTGAGCTGCCGCCCGGCGCGGGCGTGGAAGCCGTGGTCGGGTCTGTGCGGGAAGCGGTGATGGCGTCAGAGGGCCGCTGCTGGGAGGCCCTGCAGGCCCCGAGGAGCTCCGACAGAGGACCCTTGTCCTACCACCGCGACTGGCCGTTGAGGGGCCAGGAGACTTTGGAAGAACGCATGTCCATTCCTGAGTGGTCGACTTCCTCTGGATGCGTGGCGGACCACATCTTGCCTCCCTCTCAGCAGAATCGACTTCCCTCTGAGGATTCATCGCTCTCTTCTGCTCCTGACCAAGTACTGTCTGTTCCTCAGACCCCTGCCAGACATGCAAAGGTCTCCTCGCCAGTTTCCCTTGCAGCTCCAAGTGGAACTCGGCGTCAGGAGGATGAACTCCATCAGGCAAAATCTGTGGTACTTCGCCCCTCGCGGGGAACGGAGGTGGAAGGATGCATTCGATTGTATGAGGAGGTACACAGGCTGAAGGGAACTAGAGGACTGAGGCAGAGGCAGGAAGAGCATGAGAGGAAGGCAAGGCTCCTCTCTGACATGGCCTCAGAGCAGCTGAAGCGGTTTGATGAACGAACGTCACGGAAACAGCACAAGGAGTATCAGGACCTTcgggaagggatggagaaaagttTCCGAGAAACACAGGGTCAGCAGGAGCAGCTCCAAGGGGAACATCGTCACAGAGCCCACATGCTCCACCCGAAGCTGCGTGAGGCTGAGCAGCAGCCATCGAGGCACACGGGGCAAGGACGGCTCAGGAAAGAAGAAGGCCAGGATCGCTGGCGGCGTCTCTATGCCCTCCAAGAGGAGGCACTGCAGCTCAACCAGCAGCTGGGTGCCAGTTATCGGCACAACGGCCTACCGAGACGGGATCTGTCTGCATTTGGAGGCAGGGGAGACCAGTTGTGTGCGCTTATTTCAGACATCATTCGGAGCACCAGTGAGAGAGGTTTTCCTGCCCCAGAAGATGAAGCCACCGCAGAACGGGCCCTGCAGGAAATGCGGCACGTGCTTACTGGTTTACAGCAGGAGATGGCCAAGGCtactgaggaaaagaggaggcCAGATGAAGAGGAGTGCGAGGACAAACAGGGGCAATTGGAGCAGCGGCCGAGAGCCGAGAAGGAGACCCCAGATCCTGGTCAGTGTCccggagggaaacagagagaaggcctCCACGTCAAAGCAGGAGACGGTACCATGCAGTGGTACCAGCAGCTACAGGATGCTGCCAATCAATGTGTCTTGGCTTTTGATGCATTAACCAATAGCAAAGATCAGGAGGccaagaagatcaaaatggacCTGCAGAAAGCTGCCACTATTCCTGTGAGCCAGATCTCTACAATAGCAGGCTCACAGCTGAAGGAGATCTTTGACAAGATCAACAATCTGCTCTTGGGGAAAGCTGTCCCCTGCGGTGGTCGGTCTGTGTCAGTGACAAACCACCAACAAGGCCTGGACTTTGTCCACTACAAGCTGGCAGAGAAATTCGTGaaacaaggagaagaagaagTGGCTTCTCATCACGAAGCAGCATTCCCCATTGCTGCTGTGGCATCCGGAATCTGGGAACTCCATCCCAGAGTGGGGGAACTCATCCTTGCTCATCTTCACAAAAAATGCCCTTACTCCGTGCCTTTctacccagccttccaggagggcATGGCCTCGGAAGAATATCAGAAGCTCCTTGGCTACCAAGTCAAGGATTCCAAAGTAGAACAACAAGATAGCTTTCTGAAGAGGATGTCTGGCATGATTCGTCTCTACGCTGCTATCATTCAACTCCGCTGGCCTTATGCAGAGAGACAAGGGGCTCATCCTCATGGCTTAAACCATGGCTGGCGCTGGCTGGCACAGCTCCTGAACATGGAGCCTCTGGCAGATGTGACCGCCActcttctctttgacttcttaGAGGTATGTGGGAATGCGCTCATGAAACAGTACCAGCTTCAGTTCTGGAAGATGATGCTACTcataaaggaagaatattttccCCGAATTGAAGCCATCACCAGTTCAGGACAGATGGGGTCTTTGATACGTCTCGAACGGTTCCTGGAGAACTGTCTGCAGCAAGGGGAGATCCCCGTCCCAAAGGGCTCCCTGCCGCCTTCTTTCTGGCTTTCCTGATGGTG
This sequence is a window from Monodelphis domestica isolate mMonDom1 chromosome 3, mMonDom1.pri, whole genome shotgun sequence. Protein-coding genes within it:
- the LOC130458441 gene encoding mRNA export factor GLE1-like yields the protein MASEGRCWEALQAPRSSDRGPLSYHRDWPLRGQETLEERMSIPEWSTSSGCVADHILPPSQQNRLPSEDSSLSSAPDQVLSVPQTPARHAKVSSPVSLAAPSGTRRQEDELHQAKSVVLRPSRGTEVEGCIRLYEEVHRLKGTRGLRQRQEEHERKARLLSDMASEQLKRFDERTSRKQHKEYQDLREGMEKSFRETQGQQEQLQGEHRHRAHMLHPKLREAEQQPSRHTGQGRLRKEEGQDRWRRLYALQEEALQLNQQLGASYRHNGLPRRDLSAFGGRGDQLCALISDIIRSTSERGFPAPEDEATAERALQEMRHVLTGLQQEMAKATEEKRRPDEEECEDKQGQLEQRPRAEKETPDPGQCPGGKQREGLHVKAGDGTMQWYQQLQDAANQCVLAFDALTNSKDQEAKKIKMDLQKAATIPVSQISTIAGSQLKEIFDKINNLLLGKAVPCGGRSVSVTNHQQGLDFVHYKLAEKFVKQGEEEVASHHEAAFPIAAVASGIWELHPRVGELILAHLHKKCPYSVPFYPAFQEGMASEEYQKLLGYQVKDSKVEQQDSFLKRMSGMIRLYAAIIQLRWPYAERQGAHPHGLNHGWRWLAQLLNMEPLADVTATLLFDFLEVCGNALMKQYQLQFWKMMLLIKEEYFPRIEAITSSGQMGSLIRLERFLENCLQQGEIPVPKGSLPPSFWLS